The genomic segment CATCGGACGTATTGCTTCTAAGCTTTACTTTGACTAGTCTATTAATTAATCATTGGCGACCCTAGCTTGTCAAGTAATTTTCaaaatgttttatgttttaatatttgttgattaatatgtttaaaataaaaaaaataataaaaaattaaacaaaatgGATAAActaatgagtgagtctcatgtgagaccgtctcacgaatcataatctgtgagacgggtcaaaaatactcatattcacaataaaaaatagtacttttagcataaaaagtaatactcttttatggttgacccaaataagagatccgtctcacaaataatacccgtgagaccgtctcacataagtttttgcctaaactAATTTGATAGAAGGTCTAAAAAAATAGTTATTTTTAAGTGTAAACataataaatacttaaaatcaaGTAAACATCATATTCTCAAGTTGTTCAAATTAGTTATTATTTGTTTGTAATATTTTTTGGTGCTGCGTAATTTTTGCGTAAAAGATCTATAATtgtatttataaaatataaaaaaaattgaaattttttgataaataattaggAAATTATTTAATCAAGATGATATTAGTTATTTTCGAAACTTGTGGTGTATTATAATTATTTCGTGAGTTAAGACTTAGGATTAATTTGATTAttcaaatctggaataagatCGGTGTAGTTTCATATCTTAAATTGTGTTTGACCGGAAGAATTTCTGACTATTCTAAATTGGATAATAACTtttctatttatttatatattattttagatgtaaaaaatcataactaaattaaatatttgagaaattattatttttacatataAACATCATAATTAAACTAATtatctgaaaaataaaaaaatataatttatatgtaaCATATAATActgaatatattatattatatgcaCGCTGTGCTGGTGATATTAATTATTCTAAATACATCTACCTAATGAAAACCTCCAATCTAAATTCAATCTACCATATTAGagtatttttttaatatcaattaataatattatataaaattattaatagAGATAATTTTGTCCACCTAACTTTAAAGCTCTACATAAATAATATGGTAATGATAAAATTATGATTTGTCTAGTTTAAATTTTACGCAATAGAATTAACTTTATATACACATCAGCGGTTGTGCCCAAAATAATACGAGTGCAGTTGTATCCCTAGACTAGTCTAGTTGCTACgacaaatataaaataaataaaacagtcaaatgtattattattatttaaacataGACGTGCAGCGTTACAACTAAATTAGTTAATTGACATTAATACAAATTTTCGAAACTAATATTTTAGTTTTGTGGTCCGAAATGACTTCTATGCTTCGAGGGCCCCCCACCCCTCCCACAccctcaaaaaaaaattatagcatTAGGCTATATTTGGTGTGTAGGATAGGATAACTAATTGGATTGATGACAAAACTTAAGGTAATGATATATAATGTGTAGTGatgaataatgttttatttggtaagatattagtgaaaatgataaattttatattttttgttgttgagaCAAAAATACCTTAAACTAACATTGATGACGATTTGGtatataaaatgatatttgTAGCAATGTTTTCAAAATCATGTGTTCaactattaataaataaatattttataaaattttaaagtataGATTATGTATTTGTctgatgatttatttttttaataaaaattaatatgattttgcattttatcttatttttttctctatttttttaAGCGCAGAGGATGATTTgtggatttttatttatttttttaattttatttagtttcATCATGAAATTATTTATGTGATGTgtgcaaataaaaaaaatgggatttttgtgtgggtaaaatggtaatttatgttatattttaagAATTGGATTCTCAATCTTCCCAAAATAATGAGATGTCTTTTCACccaaataagttttttttatcatgAGCTTCTTGATTAACTGGACCAATAAAAAATGAGACGAACATGAGTTTAACAATCTATCATTTGCTTATCATCCATATCAAACATACACTGTACAAAGCACGATTTCAATCACTACACGATAAAATGAGGTGAAGTTGTTAAAGCATGTTTGGAAAATAGTTAGGAGTTCAGTTTTTTTTAGGGATGATGATAATTTAGGTTTAAATCTGATCTCGTATTAAACTCGTTCTTGTTAGACGAATTTAGTCCTGTCTAACAGGTTTAAAATCGGGTTCGGGACGGGTCTCAGAGCGCCTGTCCCGGACCACCCgtaaaaatatgatatatatcattaaaCTCGTTCTGGTGAGACGGATTTAATCCTGCCTAACGTGTCTAAAATCGGGTTCGGACGGGCCTCAGAGCGCCTGTCCCGGACCACCCGtaaaaatttgatatatatatatatatatatatatatatatatatcattaatgatataattatattatttatactaaataattaatattttatatagatTTTTAGtttatacattatttattttattattatatgtttaatatgaaaatataacattacaatttttttattttattaattggaTACAAGTCGATATATTTTAACTTGTGATAATATTGTTTTTGTCCTTAATGTTATTAATATGAAtctgaatatatatttaatgattcgttaattttaaattttttattgaataaatataaaatattttttccggATCCAACCCGTCGGCGTCAAGTTCGTGGGGTTGGGCAAATCCGCCCCAATCCGGACCTGTCGGCATCTCTAAATTCTCCTATATCACATGTAATTTGTTTAGTGTTCACTTGATTAAAGTAAATGATTATTGTGTTCTTTCATAAGTTTATCAGATATGTACTAAAAAAGTAGTGATTGTGGGTGAACATGTAATTAAAAAAAGATGAGATTTTACATGTTGATGACTTGTTGCCTGTTTATCGCCAAGATGTTTAAAATAAGGTTTTTGCTTTCAAAGACATGTCTTAAAAGAGTCAATATAACCctgattaaatttaaataaattgccGTAAGCTGATGTATGATGTATCTATCCTGTCCAAAATATAGAAATGAGCGATATGATAAAATCGGTCTATTTTCCaactatatatattttataatgaaCATTGGCTCAAAAATTGGACCAGCCAAAATTTAAGATGACACGTATTGTATAACTTTGAACTATGACATGACCCAATCATTCTCTATTTGATTGTTTTTGGGCTTGAGACTTTTCGAACGATGTGCTGGATAATGCAAATCAAAGCCCCGGTTTGCACTAAAATGTCTTGATTCGTGTGCGAACACAAACCTAGGTGCATCAAAGGTTGGATCAATTTAGGACAAATTTTGGAGAAATTTTGCAATGTTTAGATAATTGTTCCAAATTTTGTGGCAAGAAAGATAACTCTTCATATGAGTTCGGGTGATTTTAGAAGGTCTCTTCATATAAGCTATGTTGATATCCAAATTATGGTCCCTCTTTGCACGAGTGTCCTTCCATGTGATTAAACTATAACCTTTGGTGTCAATACTTTGCATATAAAAAAGTCCTTATTTCCATAATCAAACACACCAACCAAAACATTTCATCACAATCAATTGCAAATAGAAGCATATATTGGTGCATTTGTCGTGATTTATTCTATACGGATAGTTCAAAAGTATTCTACAGTTCTTCGTTCTTGTGATTTGAAATGCTATTAACACATAAAGAAAATAGTTATATCTTGAGAGACAACTGTCATATACTATAAATAATTTGTGTGAGACAAATTCATCTCAAGGACATCTAGTTTAACTCTAGGCTCGATTCAATTTCAACAGAAGTTGAGACGATGTAATGTCAAACGGAGATACCACACTCAACGTTCGTCGAATAATTTCATGAGTttgtgataaataatttttcgcTCTCATTCTTATATGTCAAATCATTTTGAAGTTCTCaatgtttttattttgttatatataaaaaatacattgatttatacattttagatgtatttattttgttattattaCATATTTAGTATTATTCTTTttatcaatattatttaattttttttatttaaataaaaaataatatttatcaaaatgtacaaaataaaatttgtcatAAATCTAAGAGGCTGGTTTTTCAATCCCGGGTCCTGGAACATTTGGTcaggaaattttgaaaaatgaacTTCTATctatatacatttttttaaaaaaaaagacattcctttttgtaaaatattataatataatgcAATAGATTGTATCACATAATTCAAGCATATGGATGGAGGTTTTTTTTATTCAGATAAAAAGTTTTTTGAAATGCAGATAAAAAGTTATTTGCTTAGACGAATTGATCTTAAAAATACTTATGTTTTTTTCCCTTCGTCTCTTTGAATCTGTGATTGGGCCACCTGTTCGCCTCGTGAAATCGTGGGCAGTCGGTTCTGTGGAGCTGTAACCCGTTTCATTCAAGACTTCAGGGGGGTGAAGTGCTGCAAATAGCTATGGAGGATAGCACTTTGTACAGGCATCTGCACAAGCTGGTGGGCTTGAAGTCGGGGGAAGAGCTTGAAAACTTGCTTGAAATGCTATGGCAGACCCGCAAAACTGGTCTTTCCGCTCCACAAAAGTATTCCCTTCAGTCCCTTCTCAGGCTCCCCCTTCTCACCGACCTTGACCCGGTAAGTGATTATTGTTCCCTTCCCAGTAAATCTTGTTATTATCCAACAACATAATTCAGGTATGATATCACGTGTTTTAGTCAAAAGAAATATTGTTTGATCTCTACGTTTTAAGAACCTAGATAAAAAAAAGTGGTCACTCTAAAGGGCTTTCCCTTAATATATTGCATATTAGCCACATATGTATTTGATGTGTTATACCTTGTGTTCCATCCAATAATACGTCTTTTGGCTTGGAGTCTGAGATTTTGTTAAAACTCTGTGTTGTGGACAAAGTGTAGTGTGATAGTGAGTTACTGTTTTCGGTTTGCTTCTCTTTTTTATGCATGTTCTTTACTGACTTCTCGAATGAACCACTTGAATGGAGGTATTCGAAgatatgaatttcaaatctaccGCTACTGTAAATGCAGTTGATTATGACAGCTTTGAAATCCTTCCAAGATGGTATCAATTCAAACCCACTATTCAGATCCCTCCCCACAACCAATCAAATCCTCTCATCCATGCAcaccttaaaataaaatatatttcgcTTGGTACAGTTTTAGTGGCACCATACAGGGCAGAAATTCAATTGTAGATAACTAGCTGGCATGTTTTGATAAGTTGGCTTGCATGCATTGTCTTGGATAGTTTGTATTGTCCGTTCAATCTGCTCAGTATTGACCATTTGATTCACAACTTTCATGAGTAGATTCAACTCCATTAATGGTTAGCTGAGAGTGTTCAATTGGTAGGATTCTGATCAAATTTCGACATATACTTGAGTGTTGATCATAGGTGCTGGCATGCCTTCGTTCTCTTCTTATGAAGTCTTTGCACAAGAGTTTTGGCGGTGATTACATTTTGAAGCTGCTTCCACCCGATCTGACATTGGAAATGCAAAGGATGCTGCTTGTAACATTGCAGAAACATCAGAACCAGTGGAAGGAAGAGCTATCCCAAGAAGAGGTaatcttttttcttgatttcaaaaAATATGGGATACAATATCCTTGTTGTGATAATGAATTGTAGAATCTCTTTGACGCATGTGATTCTTGCAAACATATTATGAGCAATAATATGCTGGGCATATTTTTGTTATCATCTTTGATTGTAACAATTTTATGCTCTGGCAGCGTTTATTCGGAAAAACCAGCTTCTCGTATCAGCTTAATGCTGGCCTTCCGACGCCTTTGTTATCGTTTTCCTTTCCAGAGGTTTCTGGGTCATTATTGCCACAACAATTTCCTATTACTCAATTGAACAATCATAATCTTGGAGGCCATGCTTCGATTGCTGCTGAAAGAAACATGTTGAGTTTTCCATCAACGTTAACTCTTCAAAATGATGATTTCCCCACTGACACTCTGGTATGCTATTTTATAAAGAAATTTTCTTCCTTTCccttttgaaataattttctgATGGAAAATTATCTTCCCCACTCCTTAACCACTTTTTTGTCTACTCATCGAGATGTTTTGACATTTATTCATGCTGCCTCCGTAATCGGGTCACTTGTCCATTAGTGTAGAATATTGAAGTAACATACTTATTTCTTTATTCTGTTGTTTTCTGACAATTCACTCAAATTCCACTCCAGAATGTGACGCAGTGATGAAGTTCATAAAAGTTCACTTTCTACTAAAGGAAGCTGTGCTGCTAATCTATGTTGATGTATAAACTTGTTGTAGGGAACTCTTCCCCAACTAAAGTTCATGACATGGACCGTAGAGAATAAGAATGCAGTGCCAGAGAGCCGAGTGGCTCTTATTACGCTTAAGGTATGCGAATTAAAAGAACTTCTATGATTGGTGCTCCACTTAATCGACCAAAACATCACAAAATATAAGATAGAGTAAGTGAATAATGAGTAGCCTAATGGATACATAGTCATTCTCGCTGTCCTTGCTGGGACAGCTAGCCATTAAAGGGTTCGTAGATTACACGATGATTTGAAATCACAGACTCCTATCTTTTAGATTTCGCTAAGGTTGCATATTGAAGTTTCATATAAAACTTTTTTGGTTATCTTTGTTTTAAAGTTCTTCATGTATACTCTGCAAAGCCTTCTCTCTTTTACGCTCTGCTAAGGATGCATTCATCTTTTATATATATCTATTAAAGATTTCATTAGGTTGACTCATTACGGGCACTTTTGTAGAATGTTTCTCCATATAtttccataattttttttttaaaaagcatGCATCAGGAAGTGTCTGTCTTTATGGTTCTCATCTTTTGTTTTAAGTTTTAAAACTTAAATATCATGCCGATTTTCGTGATTCCAATTCCTTCTTATGTGATAGCTGCAAGATTATAACGAGGCTCCTCCAACGGAGACGGAAGTCAAGTTTCAACTCACAAAAGACACACTTGAGGCAGTGCTGAGATCAATGACTTACATCAACGAACAGTTATCACGATTTGTAAGTGAGGTATTCTCTGTTTTGTATCTTTTATGCTTGTCACATCAGTCAGCACAGTGATA from the Primulina eburnea isolate SZY01 chromosome 3, ASM2296580v1, whole genome shotgun sequence genome contains:
- the LOC140826039 gene encoding uncharacterized protein isoform X1, which gives rise to MEDSTLYRHLHKLVGLKSGEELENLLEMLWQTRKTGLSAPQKYSLQSLLRLPLLTDLDPVLACLRSLLMKSLHKSFGGDYILKLLPPDLTLEMQRMLLVTLQKHQNQWKEELSQEERLFGKTSFSYQLNAGLPTPLLSFSFPEVSGSLLPQQFPITQLNNHNLGGHASIAAERNMLSFPSTLTLQNDDFPTDTLGTLPQLKFMTWTVENKNAVPESRVALITLKLQDYNEAPPTETEVKFQLTKDTLEAVLRSMTYINEQLSRFVSEAGPSSASLQKKQRR
- the LOC140826039 gene encoding uncharacterized protein isoform X2 — translated: MEDSTLYRHLHKLVGLKSGEELENLLEMLWQTRKTGLSAPQKYSLQSLLRLPLLTDLDPVLACLRSLLMKSLHKSFGGDYILKLLPPDLTLEMQRMLLVTLQKHQNQWKEELSQEERLFGKTSFSYQLNAGLPTPLLSFSFPEVSGSLLPQQFPITQLNNHNLGGHASIAAERNMLSFPSTLTLQNDDFPTDTLGTLPQLKFMTWTVENKNAVPESRVALITLKLQDYNEAPPTETEVKFQLTKDTLEAVLRSMTYINEQLSRFAGPSSASLQKKQRR